The Diabrotica undecimpunctata isolate CICGRU chromosome 3, icDiaUnde3, whole genome shotgun sequence genome includes the window TGGCCGGTGTTGAGGAAAAATGTAACAAATGAGTTACCATGAGTAATGTAACATAGATACCACTTTCAAATGCATGTATTTTTGATAGGGTGAAGTGATATAAGTCAATTTAATAGGCAAGCAGGTGTTATTTGTTTGCGTTACATgatataagtatttttaatatcatttaatatagtgaaaaatgttataaatattctAGTACTATTTGTTTTGCCTCCATCTGCCAGACAGACAAAGAATTATAGAGAAAACTGAAATAAGTCTAGTTATAATAGTCTTCCCTATATAATTTTATGATTAATATTTGTGAATAGTGATACAAGTGCAAATATATCAAAAGTTATTGGTAAAATATGATTGTGAATAAAGGTATATGTAAAAATATATCACTATTCTCATTAAAAAATATAGGGAAACACATTATATGTTGACATATCACAAATGTTTTAACTCCAAAATTTACAACTGATGATATATGTTGAGATATACTAGAAGTTACGGCAATATAAATTCAAACTGTGCAGTTTTAGGTCGACTTACCTCGCTTTTCCCTATTAAAATAATGACCGCTTTGTTCCCGCTCAATCGACTTGTCTGTCATTTGTGGTTTAGTACTACACGTGTGTTACTGTTGGTTTTATCCACTTTTGTTTTGACCTTTTAAATGAGCTTTAAGAATTCGAGAGAAATGTAATAAGTAGTGTAGTGATAGTATACCTCACCTAGTTGTAATATAACATCAATAATTTGAGATTATTTAGTAATAGCCGTGAGAAATAAAAATTAGAGGTTATGGCATCTCAAAGAAGCAAATTGATTTTCAAACTGTTGGAAGAAGATAATGTAAATACTGGAGACCTCCAaggtaataattgtttatttatctgtacaataataattaaaacagtaatatcattattttttatACGACATACTAGATTAACAACATTTATTTTTGCGTAAAAGTTTTCTAGATGCAACTCAACTATAACTTGGTGAATATGCCTATTGTTTTTGGTTAACTTTAACCAGTGGCGTTACTTTAATTTGTAtccctaaaaattttaaaaattaatgtacGTAAAAGTTGATGCTTAACTTACATACTCAATTCCAATTTCAGATTTCTTAtcattttatacataaaataatatattttcggtTTTTTCTAGAGGGAACCGAATTtccataaaaagtaaaaaccaatttTGGCGTGACAATTTCATTTTTCtggaaaaaaaattgacaaaatttattagtttttcaaaAATTAGATATTAATCTGGGTTTTTAGATGAAAATTCCATGATGGGCAATGCGGGTGTTTTCCTTGAAGAACCTGTCTTAGCAGATGAAGATAATATATCAAGTCCTGCACCTTCACTGTCCTTCTGTGAACCGAATGTTCGAAAGACTTTGGAAGAAGTTATTGATCAAGTATGTGGGATTGATGACGACGACAAAGGTTATCTGGAATATCCAGGTAATGAGGAGGCGTTTGATGATAGTGACGCGGACCCAGATTATATTCTTGTATATATCGATAGTATCGATATTCGAGTGATATCGACTCCGATAATGACATCCCAAAGAAAAAGCTGCAAAAAATACAACAGCACTTATTGCACATGAGTCATGAAGAGAAAGCTTAAAAAATAAACCTTGACGAAAATCGCTAAAAAATGAAACTAGGCTAATTCGTGAGGAACAAAAGCAGAACAGAAACCTTGGGTTATCGTACACCACGAACAGTGGGAAGGTTATAAAAGCACGTACATGTCAGGAGCTATTAAGTTGCCGCTTAAAATGCA containing:
- the LOC140436288 gene encoding uncharacterized protein, with the protein product MASQRSKLIFKLLEEDNVNTGDLQDENSMMGNAGVFLEEPVLADEDNISSPAPSLSFCEPNVRKTLEEVIDQVCGIDDDDKGYLEYPGNEEAFDDSDADPDYILVYIDSIDIRVISTPIMTSQRKSCKKYNSTYCT